GGACGACCACATCGAACTGCAGGGCAACCACACGGGCCGCATCGAAGAGTTCCTTCGGGACCGCGGCTTCAACGTCGCCTGATGCCCGCGATGATCTGAGACGACTTCCGAACCACGGCCGTCTACGCATCACGACGCGACCGATTTCCGTTCTTCGGCGACCGACGCCCGCGGAGCCGCTGGCTCGCCGATCGGCGAGAACAGACTCGCCCTAGAACGGCGATTCCGCGTCCGCTGTCGACTCCTCCGACGCGTCCTCGTCGGCGACGAGTCCGTACTGCAGGCCGTACTTCTCGAGGCCGCCTTCCATGCTCTCGACGCGCGCGTCGGCGGTGCCCTCGTAGGACCCGATCAGTCTGGCCGCCTGGACGCTCGCCTCGCCGTGCGGGCAGACGGTGACGATGTGGTCCGCGCCCTCGAGTTCCTCGATGCGACTCGAAAGTTCGTGGAACGGGACGTTCTCGCTGTCGGGAATGCGGCTGTGCTCGAAGCTTCGCTCGTCGCGAATGTCGACGATTCGCACGTCTGCGTCGTCCTCGAGGAGTTGCTGTACCTCCGCCGGGGAGATTTCGCCGTCCATCAGATCGTCGTTGGAACCCTGAAAGAATAAGCCCACGGGTCGGTTCTCGCTCTCGGACGCCTGCAACGCGATCGGAGCCGACCACCGGTCAGAGCAATCCGTCTTCTTTCGCCAGCAACAGCGCCGTCAGCGTCGAGTCGTTGGCCGGTTGCTCGCGGGCCCGACCGAGCGCCGCGTCGATCGGGACCGTCGTCACCGAGAGGAACTCGTTGCTGTCGAGTTCGCGTCGACCGGGTTCGAGTCCCTCCGCGTAGACGACCCCGCGATCGTGCCGGAGGACGCCGGTCGCGACGGCGAACTCCTGCAGGAGGACGGTACTCGAGGGGCGAAAGCCGGTCTCTTCCTCGAGTTCGCGCGCGGCGGCCGTCGTGTAGGACTCGCCGTCCTCGACGATCCCGGCGGGGAGTTCGAGGTGCGTCTCGCGGATCGTCGGCCGGAACTGTTCGACGAAGAGGAGGTGGTCGCCGTCCGCGCCGCCGTCGACGGCCCCGTCCCCGGTCGCCTCGGCGAGGACGCCGGCGTCGATCCGGGCCACCACGACCACCGCGGGCGGGAGGTCGGCCCAGTAGTACCGTTTCTCGGTGCCGTCCGGTTGTTCGAGCAGGTCGTAGCCCCCGTCGTACCACGGCGTCTCGTACTCGGGTACTTCCTCGCGGAGGTCCCAGTCGTCGGGTACGGTCATCGGATGGAATCTCTCGTCCCCGACTGTAATAGGTGCCGCTTCGGGCGATCGCGGAGGTCCAGAGTAGATGCTGCGTCGGGCGATCGCGGAGGTCCGCGGATCGACGATCACGATCAGGTGTCACCGAACTCCGAATCCGCATCGATGGCGACCCCGTCCGTCGAAACCAGTTCGTTCGCCTGCCGCAGCCAGTCGACGCCCCACTTGACGGTCGGCGGGACGAGCGTCGTCGTGAAGATGGCCATGAAGACGAGCACCGAGAACAACTCCTGTCCGATAACGCCCGCCGACAGCGCGACCGTGACGATGACGATCTCGACGGTTCCACGGCCGTTCATCCCGAACCCGATGACGAGACCTTCCCTCGAGGAGAGCTTGGTCGGGAGGGCGAACAGCCAGCTGCCGGCGATTTTGCCGACGAAGGCGACCACCATGACGAGTACGAGCAAGTCGAGATGTCGCGTGAACACGTCGAGCGTCAGTTCGAACGCGACCGAGACGAAGAAAATCGGAGCGAAAAAGCCCATCGCCAGATCGTAGATGACGCTGTACATGTGCTCGTAGATGTCCGGCTCGAGTTCCGACTGTCGCAGGAATAGCCCGGCGACGAACCCGCCGATGATCATGTGGAGGTCGGCGAGCGCCGCGAAGAAGGCGAAGACGAGCGCGATCACGAGCGCGATCGTGAACGCGGAGGTCTTGTCGACGAACTCGTGGTATTCCATCCACGTCTGGAGCTGTCCCCAGAGGTACGGCAGGAACCGCTCGCCGACCACCAGCGCGGCCGCGAAGAACAGCAGCGCCTTCCCTGCGACCAGTCCGAGATCCACGATCGTCACGTCACCCGTTTCGACGAAGCCCATGACGCCGGCGAACACGACCATCACGCCCACGTCCGAGAGCAGTGCGCCACCGAGGAGGACGCCCGCGATACGCGTATCGAGGATGTCCAGATCGACCAGGATCCGCGATTTCGTTGCCAGCGACGTGGCTGCCATCGCGATGCCGATGAACAGCGACTGCTCGATCGTCGCGCCGATGACCGCGCCGACCAGGTAGCCGAGACCGAAGGGGACGACGAAGCCGCCGAACGCGACCATCAGCGACTGCGGGCCCAATTCGAACAGGTCGTGGATGTCGACCTCCATGCCGACGTAGATCATCAACAAGAAGACGCCGAGTTCCGAGAGGACGTCGATCGCTTCGCCCCCGTGTAACACTCCCAGCACCGCCGGTCCGAAGACGATTCCCGCGAGGAGTTCCCCCATCAGCGCCGGATAGCCGGCCCGCTCGACCGCGAGCCCGAAGATCCACGCCAGCGTCAGCACGAGGAGGAGGTTGAGGAGATCGATACCGGCGGCTTCGACCATACCCGGCCCTACAGGATCCAGTGATAAATAGCGTCGATCGGGGGCCCGCTACCGGAACGGGACCCTGCGCACGCGCCGACGGTCACGGCCGGTCTGCGGGTGGCGATCGACAACCGCTGGGCTCCCGCCGTCAGGTCCCCGCGACGAGTTCACGATAGAGCCGTCCGAACGCCTGTCGACGCAGCGTCGCGATCGCCGCCGCCTCCTCGTCCTGAAAGGTCGCCGCGACGGCCTCGCCCTCGGGCCCGGCGTGCCAGACCACCCGTTCGACGTTCTCGTGGCCGACCTCGGTCACCGCGCCGTCGTAGACCTCGCGCCAGTCGCGGTACTCCTCGCGGGAGCCGACCTGCACTTCGAGCAGGCTCGCGAAGAGCGCATCCCGGGCCGTCTCGACGACCGCGCCGGTGACTCGCTCGTCGTACTCCTCGCGATCGAATTCCATGGCCGTCGCGACCTCGCGGACGACCGTCTGTGCCGCGGGCCCGATCGACTCGTACCGATCGCGCGCCTCGGCGGCCGACTCGAAACTGAACGTCCCCACCGTGTGCATACGCGACCAGTCGGTCGAGGGGGAGTTACGAGTTTTCGTTTCCGTCTCCGGTACCCGCGTCGCTGCCCCCCTCGCCGTCCGGACCCGCCCCGTCGTCTCGATCGGCGTCTTCGCCCCCCGACTCCGGCTTCGAGTCTTGCATCTGCCGGGTCAGTTCCCGGGCTTCCTCGAGGACGCTCTCGGCCTCGCTCGTCATCGCGCCGCGACCGGGCCCGCGGCTCTGCCTTGCGAGTTCGTCCTCGAAGGTCGGCCCGTGACCGTGGCCCGACTCGAACTCGGGCGTCTCGATCTCGGGGGCGTACTGGCTGACGATCTCGCCGAGGTCCTCGGGGCCGCGATCGGCCCAGTCGGGGGCGTACTCCTCGAGCCAGTCGCGGTGGTCCTCGCGGCCCAGCGCGGCGGTGACCGCGAGGTGGTTCGCGAGGTGCTCCGCGTCGGCCTGTTCGGCGTCGCAGACCGGGCAGGCGTATCCCATGGTCGTGACTACGAGCGGGCGGTGTAAAACGTCCCCGTCCTCGGTTCGAGGGGGACCGATCGACGCGGAACCCGGCCGCCCCGGCCGATCGCACGCGTCAATCCAGTTTCCGGAGCATCACGATCGCGTCCTCCTCGTTGTCGTAGTAGCCCGGCACCCGCCGGAGCGGTTCGAAGCCGAACTCGCGGTAGAGGCGTTTCGCGTCCTCGTTGGACTCGCGGACCTCGAGTTTGACCGTGTCGGCACCGTAGGCCCCGAGGACGCCGATCGCCTGCGAGAGGAGCGCCGAGCCGATCCCGGAATCGCGACGATCGGGGTGGACGGCGATGTCCTTGATGTGGCCCAGGTCGCGGCCGAAGTTCTCGGTCACGTCGGCGACGACGTAGCCGGCGACGCGGCCGTCGCGGGTCGCCACGAGAAAGCCGGGTTCCCCGAGGAACCGTTCGAACGCGTCGTACGGCCACGGCTGGGAGAACGAGGCGTTCTCGATGCGCACGACTGCGAGCAGGTCTGCACGTTCTGCGGGCCGGATCGACAGCCCCTCGGTTCCGTTCGAACCCGACACGGGGAGTGTCACAGGCGTGGGTACACAGCGAGCGATAAAAGAAGTACGCGTCCCGCGTCAGACCGTGTCCAGTCGCTCGATTTCGGCGTCGGACCAGTCGTAGAAGTGCCGATCGGTCTCTCTGAGTGCCTCGACGCACTCGTTGTACTGGTCGCGTGCCTCGTCGATCAGCGGATCGTCGGGGTTCTCCTCGATCCACTCGCGGAGTTCGGCGAGCGCCTTCGGCGAGTAGGTGTCCATCCGGACCTGGTGTTCGAGGATCTCGACTTTTTCTCCCTCCTGGCGCAGCGTTCGGACGAGCGCCCAGCCGGCGACGCCGTAGAACGCGATCAGGGTGAAGGCGAGCATCGCGATCACCTCGGCCGTCAGCGCCATCAGTCGTCACCTCCGGGGACTTCGGCAGTGTCCGGTTGGCCACGTCGGCCCTCGACGATCGACATGATCGCGTAGCCGATGATCGGGAACGAGACGAGCACCGCGATCCCGCCGTAGAACTCGGGGGTTCCGCGGTTCTCCCACGCGAAGTAGGCCATGATGAACAGCATCACGGCGGGGATGACGAACTTGATGACGGGGTTCCACCAGCGTCCGATGTAGACGCCGGCGTTCTGGTTGACCGTGAGCAGGCGGATCCGTTCGGGGCCCATCACCCAGCCGATGATGCCGATGATCATGAGCGTCGCCAGCGGCAGCCCCCAGTTGCCGAAGACGAAATCGAGGTAGTCCAAGACGTCCACGGAGTACGCGCTCGGAAGGCCGAGCAGCCAGATTCCACCACAGACCCCGAGCACGGTCTGGGTGCGGCTGAACCGCGTCTCCTCGGCGAGCGTCGTGACGCTCACCTCGGTGATCAGCAATCCCGAGGTGAAGGTCGCGAGGAAGAAGCCGACGAAGAACAGGATGGCGACGAAGCCGCCGAGCGGAATCTCCGGGAAGACCTGGACGAGCGAGACGAACGCCAGTCCGGCACCGGCGTCGGGTTCGACGCCGACGGCGAAGACGATCGGGAAGATCGCCAGCGCAGCGAGGATGCCGACGCTCGACTCGCCGATCGCGGTGAAGACGCCGCCACCGAGCGGGACGTCGTCGTACTCCCGCAGGTAGCTGCCGATCGTCAGCGCGATCCCCCAGCCGAGGCCGGTCGAGAACAGCGCCTGCCCGAGCGCGGCGATCCAGGTGTCGCTGTAGGTCAGGTACGCCCAGTCGATCGTGAACGCGAACGTGATCCCCTCGGTCGCCCCGGGAAGCGTCAGGCCCCGGATCGCCATGATGACGAGCGAGAACACGAGCGCCGGCACGGCGTAGACGACGATCCGTTCGACGCCCCGTCGAATACCCAGTCCGAGGACCGCGGCGATCGAGCCCATCACGACCGTGTGCAGCCCGATCATCAGCGCGGCGTTATCGAAGAGGCTGAGCATGAACGGCTCGGCTTCGAAGCCGGCCCCCGTGAAAGTGAACAGCAGCGAGTGGACCGCGTAGTACAGCGTCCACGCGATCACCGGCGAGTAGTACGACATCAGGGCGACGTTGACCAGCAAGACGACGACGCCGAGACCGACCATGCCACCGCGACCGACGACGTCGCGGAAGGCCCCGATGACGCCCTTGTTCGTGTACCGGCCGAGCGCGACCTCGGCCATCAGTCCGGGGACCGCGAGGACGAACAGCAACGTGAGGAACGCGAGGACGAACGCGCCGCCCCCGTTGTTCCCCATCACGTACGGGAACCGCCAGATGTTCCCCGCTCCGACCATCGCGCCGATCATCGCCATCAGGAACCCGAACCTGGTGCCCCACTCCGCCCGTGCCGTTTTGGTTGGAACGTCAGCCATCTCGACTCACACCGGCCACACCACCTGCAGGGCCCTATACGTGTGCTATATGCCATCAAGAAACACAGAAGTAATGACTGATTTCCGACGCCAGAGACGACACTCGAACCGTCGAGCGCTACCCAGCGGCGAATCCGGACGGACGACGGTGGCGACCGCTTCGCACCCTCTCACCGCCGAGAATCGTTCGTCGGTCCGCGATCGACGGCCCGTTCCGATCGCGATCCGTCGTCGGTCCGACCCGAAACCCCGCGTACTGGTCGACTGCAAGAATTGAGAGCGATCGGCCGGGAGCCGATCAGGACCGTCACTCGCCGTCCGCGTTCTCGTCGTCTTCGTCGTCGTCGATCGACGTCGTCGGCTCCTCGTCTTCGGTGCCGCCGTACTGGGTCTCCGCGTCCTCGTCCGGATCGTTCTCGCCCATGGAATCACTCCGCCGGGATCGCGTCCATCTCGAACTCCTCGGTGAGCGCTTTCAGTTCGTCGAGCGCGTCCTGCTCCTCGCGGAGGTTTTCTTCGAGGATATCGGCTGCCTCGTCCATTCCGAGCTGGTCCGCGAGCGGGATCAGGTTGCCGTAGGCCGCGATCTCGTAGTGCTCGGTCTTCTCGGCGGCCGCCATATTGTGGTAGTCGAGCACCTCCTGTGACGGGTCTTCCTCGGTGAACTCCTCGTATTCCTCGATTAGCCCCTCGATTCCTTCACACTCCTCTTTCTCGGGCGGCTCGCCGAACATCTCGAACACCTCCTCGATCCGATCGATGTGCCCCTGGGTCTCCTCGCGGTGTTCGGCGAAGGCGCTCGCGATCTCGTCGCGTTCGGTGTTCGACTCGAGGTCCTCGAGCGCGTCGAGTAGCTGGTGCTCGGCGTGATAGAGGTCCTCGAGGCCGTGCTCGAACAGGTCCTGGATCGTGTCCATGCTCATGCTGTGACCACGGAACTCGTTCGCCGGCCGCCAGAAAAAGTCGCGAGCCTGCGACGGCAGGTCATTCCGCGGCCGCGACTCGATCGGCGTGGCGCTCGAAGTCGGCCGCCAACCAGTCCGGACGTCACGCGAGTTCCGACGCGTGTTTCGGCAGCTACGCCTCGGCCACGTCGTCCAGTTCGTACCAGATCTGGACGCAGACGGAATCTTCACCGTCGGCCGTGGCGTCCACGACGACGAACGACCCCCCACTCGAAATCCGGCCCCGCGCGACGGCCGCGACGTAAGCGGTGGACGCGTCGACGGTATCGATCAGCAATCGATCGACGTGGCTGGACAGTCGTGCGCGCCGACGTTGACGAGAGCGACGCGACCGACCTGGCGCGCGGTCTCGGGCGCGATCCGCGAGACCGCAGCCGATCCGGAACTCGCGGACGCCCACACGCAGCTTCCCGATGAGTACGATCAGATCGTCGACGGCTGAGTCCGCGATCGCCGCCGGCCGTCGACACGTCGACGGCCGGGACCGCTCGTTCGAGCGCCACGCTTACCGGCCGTTTTTGCCGCGCCGTTCGGCCGTCCGCCCGCCGTCACGTCGGCCACCGGTCGGTGGCACGGTCCCCCGTAGCGCTACCAGGATCGACACCACCCTGCCGTGGGCGCACCACGCGGTCCGCGCTCGCAGTCCGACGGCGACGTCCGTCTCTCGTCGGCGACCGAGATAGCGGCATCAATCACCCCTACGGCCGAGTACGGGTATCGCTTGCGGGCGAAGCGGTACTTATGCACTCACCGCCCGAAGAGCGACCGATGACTGACGCAGTCGAATGCAAACCGGACCCGGGCAAGCAGGACGGAGACGAACGCGACGACACCCACCTCGACGACGTCGAGGAAGGGGCCGGCTGCACGGAAATCTGGGAGCACCTCGCCGAGCAGCGCGAGGAGTGAGCCGAGATATTCGCCACGGTAGCGACTTTTTTGCTCTCGAGGCCCGTATCCAGATCCCATGACCGACAACCGTCCCGGTGATCGACCCATCGACCGCGACGAACACGGTCGATCGATCCCGACGGACCGCGAATCGCCGGTCGGCGCACCCGTCATCCGGGGCGACGAATCGGTCACCGGTCCCCACGCCCGCGAGGCCGTCCAGTTCGATCCGACCGACCCCGACAGCGTCGCGGACGCCGCCGACACCGTCCGCCAGTTCGCCAGCGGCGACACCGCCGGCGATCACCTCTACATGCTTCGCGGTGCCGCCGCGTCGGCCGCGCTCGTCCGCGGCGAAGGGTCCTACAAGGCCGCCGCCGAACGCGCCGGCGGCGACACGACCGTCTCGTTCGTCCGCAAGTGGGCTCGCGTCCACGACCTGCCGCGATCGGTCCGAAAGCAGGTCGCCCTCGGACGGATCGCGCCGACCGCCGCCAAACACATCGCCCGCGTCGGTGGCGAAGCGCGCCTCCTGCTCGCCTGGGCGGCCCTCGACGGCGACCTCACCGTCCGGGAAGTCCGTAGCGTCGCCAGCGCCGTCAACGACGGGACGCCGATCGAGCGGGCACTCGCCGACCACGGCGTGCAACTCGGGCAACTCGAAGTCGCGCTCTCACCGGCGAGCTATCGTGATCTCCGTCGACGCGCCTCGATCGAGGGCGTCGACCCCGGCGAGATAGTCACGGCGGCACTCGAAGAGTACTTCGAGTAATCCCCGGTGCCGCGGCGGGTGCCGACACCCGTCGCTGTCACTGACACTCGCAGGCAACGAAGAAAGAAACGTTTAACCGCTACTCACCGATAGTACGAATCGCAGGGCCGGTAGCTCAGTCTGGCAGAGCGTCTGGCTTTTAACCAGACGGTCGCGTGTTCAAATCGCGCCCGGCCCGCTTTCCGTCGACGAACAATCCGGGAGTCGACAGCAACGGACCCGTAGCGATTTTGAAGTAGACGAGTCCCAGCCCCGGAAGTGAGCAACGCGAACGACCAGGACCGTCTCGGCGTGGTTCAAATCGCGACCGGCCCGCGTTTCGGTCGAATTCTGATCAGCGACAGCACGCGATGCAGGAGCCGAGTCGATCCAAAAACTGATACCACGAGGTTGTCCAGTCACTATCGATGCAGTATCCAGACGGCCGCTGTGCTGACTGTGGCGAGCGAGAATTCTCTCGGACCGATGGCTCCCTGTGGTGTCCGAACTGTGCTCGACGTCGATCGATGGAGACGGGGCTGTAGATCCGTCAGAACGTCGGTTCAGTCGCCGACACCGCGTTTGCGGTCAGTTCCTCCATCGCAACCGATCCGGTATTAGCATTAGCTCCCACGAATCCAGACACCGACGCGCGATCGGGCGGATGAACGGATAACCCAGTAGCGTTGGACACTGATCGCGCTCGAGGAGTTCGGGAGGCCAACTGCTGACTCCGGTTCAGAGAAATTGGCATCCCTAACTACTCCAGGAGAGCGGCGTCGGGTAATGTGCTTTTGGCGGTGCCAGTGCTGGGGTAGAGAACT
The nucleotide sequence above comes from Halosolutus halophilus. Encoded proteins:
- a CDS encoding rhodanese-like domain-containing protein, with the protein product MDGEISPAEVQQLLEDDADVRIVDIRDERSFEHSRIPDSENVPFHELSSRIEELEGADHIVTVCPHGEASVQAARLIGSYEGTADARVESMEGGLEKYGLQYGLVADEDASEESTADAESPF
- a CDS encoding NUDIX hydrolase, yielding MTVPDDWDLREEVPEYETPWYDGGYDLLEQPDGTEKRYYWADLPPAVVVVARIDAGVLAEATGDGAVDGGADGDHLLFVEQFRPTIRETHLELPAGIVEDGESYTTAAARELEEETGFRPSSTVLLQEFAVATGVLRHDRGVVYAEGLEPGRRELDSNEFLSVTTVPIDAALGRAREQPANDSTLTALLLAKEDGLL
- a CDS encoding cation:proton antiporter, with translation MVEAAGIDLLNLLLVLTLAWIFGLAVERAGYPALMGELLAGIVFGPAVLGVLHGGEAIDVLSELGVFLLMIYVGMEVDIHDLFELGPQSLMVAFGGFVVPFGLGYLVGAVIGATIEQSLFIGIAMAATSLATKSRILVDLDILDTRIAGVLLGGALLSDVGVMVVFAGVMGFVETGDVTIVDLGLVAGKALLFFAAALVVGERFLPYLWGQLQTWMEYHEFVDKTSAFTIALVIALVFAFFAALADLHMIIGGFVAGLFLRQSELEPDIYEHMYSVIYDLAMGFFAPIFFVSVAFELTLDVFTRHLDLLVLVMVVAFVGKIAGSWLFALPTKLSSREGLVIGFGMNGRGTVEIVIVTVALSAGVIGQELFSVLVFMAIFTTTLVPPTVKWGVDWLRQANELVSTDGVAIDADSEFGDT
- a CDS encoding DUF5809 family protein — translated: MHTVGTFSFESAAEARDRYESIGPAAQTVVREVATAMEFDREEYDERVTGAVVETARDALFASLLEVQVGSREEYRDWREVYDGAVTEVGHENVERVVWHAGPEGEAVAATFQDEEAAAIATLRRQAFGRLYRELVAGT
- a CDS encoding DUF5810 domain-containing protein, which codes for MGYACPVCDAEQADAEHLANHLAVTAALGREDHRDWLEEYAPDWADRGPEDLGEIVSQYAPEIETPEFESGHGHGPTFEDELARQSRGPGRGAMTSEAESVLEEARELTRQMQDSKPESGGEDADRDDGAGPDGEGGSDAGTGDGNENS
- the rimI gene encoding ribosomal protein S18-alanine N-acetyltransferase, giving the protein MTLPVSGSNGTEGLSIRPAERADLLAVVRIENASFSQPWPYDAFERFLGEPGFLVATRDGRVAGYVVADVTENFGRDLGHIKDIAVHPDRRDSGIGSALLSQAIGVLGAYGADTVKLEVRESNEDAKRLYREFGFEPLRRVPGYYDNEEDAIVMLRKLD
- a CDS encoding sodium-dependent transporter, whose translation is MAMIGAMVGAGNIWRFPYVMGNNGGGAFVLAFLTLLFVLAVPGLMAEVALGRYTNKGVIGAFRDVVGRGGMVGLGVVVLLVNVALMSYYSPVIAWTLYYAVHSLLFTFTGAGFEAEPFMLSLFDNAALMIGLHTVVMGSIAAVLGLGIRRGVERIVVYAVPALVFSLVIMAIRGLTLPGATEGITFAFTIDWAYLTYSDTWIAALGQALFSTGLGWGIALTIGSYLREYDDVPLGGGVFTAIGESSVGILAALAIFPIVFAVGVEPDAGAGLAFVSLVQVFPEIPLGGFVAILFFVGFFLATFTSGLLITEVSVTTLAEETRFSRTQTVLGVCGGIWLLGLPSAYSVDVLDYLDFVFGNWGLPLATLMIIGIIGWVMGPERIRLLTVNQNAGVYIGRWWNPVIKFVIPAVMLFIMAYFAWENRGTPEFYGGIAVLVSFPIIGYAIMSIVEGRRGQPDTAEVPGGDD
- a CDS encoding DUF892 family protein → MSMDTIQDLFEHGLEDLYHAEHQLLDALEDLESNTERDEIASAFAEHREETQGHIDRIEEVFEMFGEPPEKEECEGIEGLIEEYEEFTEEDPSQEVLDYHNMAAAEKTEHYEIAAYGNLIPLADQLGMDEAADILEENLREEQDALDELKALTEEFEMDAIPAE
- a CDS encoding DUF7119 family protein — encoded protein: MTDNRPGDRPIDRDEHGRSIPTDRESPVGAPVIRGDESVTGPHAREAVQFDPTDPDSVADAADTVRQFASGDTAGDHLYMLRGAAASAALVRGEGSYKAAAERAGGDTTVSFVRKWARVHDLPRSVRKQVALGRIAPTAAKHIARVGGEARLLLAWAALDGDLTVREVRSVASAVNDGTPIERALADHGVQLGQLEVALSPASYRDLRRRASIEGVDPGEIVTAALEEYFE